Proteins co-encoded in one Rhopalosiphum maidis isolate BTI-1 chromosome 2, ASM367621v3, whole genome shotgun sequence genomic window:
- the LOC113553657 gene encoding charged multivesicular body protein 3, giving the protein MGIFGKSATVDPKDQVKQWTSTIRKETYKLDRQIRGIQREEEKVKRSMKEAAKKGNKDVCIILAKEILRARKTINKLITSKTHMNSIQMQMKNQLSVLRMAGSLQKSTEVMQTMHNLIKVPEVAATMRDLSKEMMKAGIIEEMLDDTMENVMDDPEDMEEEAQSEIDKVLWEITAGALGQAPMAVTETPGGSVLQETETVEEDDDLEEMKNRLQALKS; this is encoded by the exons ATGGGTATATTTGGTAAATCGGCCACCGTCGATCCAAAGGATCAA GTTAAACAGTGGACATCAACCATACGCAAAGAGACATATAAGCTAGACCGACAGATAAGAG GCATACAACGAGAAGAAGAAAAAGTTAAACGTTCAATGAAGGAAGCAGCCAAAAAAGGAAACAAAGATGTGTGCATCATTCTAGCCAAAGAAATACTAAGGGCACGCAAAACCATCAATAAACTGATTACGTCAAAAACACATATGAATTCTATACAAATGCAAATGAAAAACCAGCTgt CTGTGTTAAGAATGGCAGGTTCATTGCAAAAGTCTACAGAAGTAATGCAAACAATGCACAATTTGATCAAAGTACCAGAAGTTGCAGCTACTATGAGAGATTTGTCCAAGGAAATGATGaag GCTGGAATCATTGAAGAAATGTTAGATGATACAATGGAAAATGTAATGGATGATCCCGAAGATATGGAAGAAGAAGCGCAGTCTGAAATTGATaaa gTATTATGGGAAATCACAGCTGGAGCATTAGGTCAAGCACCTATGGCAGTTACTGAAACACCAGGTGGTTCAGTACTACAAGAAACTGAAACAGTTGAAGAGGATGATGACCTAGAAGAAATGAAAAATCGCTTACAAGCGTTAAAAAGCTAA
- the LOC113553505 gene encoding electron transfer flavoprotein regulatory factor 1, which translates to MVTGRQEVINLYKTLLYMGRDYPQGYDFFRLRLKKAFQRNSDVSDPEQIKMLVKRGEFVVKEIEALYMLKKYRTLKDRYSTEKDQS; encoded by the exons ATGGTCACAGGACGCCAAGAAGTGATTAACTTGTACAAgact cTCCTTTATATGGGACGAGACTATCCTCAGGGCTATGACTTTTTCCGTTTGCGGTTGAAAAAAGCTTTCCAACGTAACAGTGACGTCAGTGATCccgaacaaataaaaatgctaGTCAAACGTGGCGAGTTTGTTGTCAAAGAGATTGAAGCTCTCTACATGCTTAAAAAATACAGAACATTAAAAGATAGATATTCTACAGAAAAGGATCAATCATAA